The proteins below are encoded in one region of Bombus vancouverensis nearcticus chromosome 8, iyBomVanc1_principal, whole genome shotgun sequence:
- the Mtpbeta gene encoding mitochondrial trifunctional protein beta subunit produces the protein MHSLAKNSFLMKRGFPKYGSAVNYLKTNKFYATKSNHAAKNIVYIDGVRTPFLQSGTSYKNLMAYDLARQSLVALQNKIKFPKEIVEYIVYGTVMQEIRTSNIAREAALAAGYSDRTPAHTVTMACISSNQALTTGMGLIACGVYEVIVAGGVEFMSDIPIRHSRRMRSLMLQANKAKSIGQKLQLLTSIRPSYFVPDLPAVAEFSSNETMGHSGDRLAAAFGISRKEQDEYALRSHTLAAKAQQQGHLTDVVPYKVPNVSEVVNKDNGIRVSTPEQLEKLKPAFVKPYGGVTAANASFLTDGASAALIMTEEKALQLGLTPKAYLRNFTYVSQDPIDQLLLGPTYVIPQILQKAKLNVKDVGVWEIHEAFAGQILANLKALDSDWFAQNYLGRSSKVGVPDLNQWNAWGGSLSIGHPFAATGVRLATHTANRLIKEDQQFGIIAACAAGGQGVGMIMERYPGAKV, from the exons ATGCATTCTCTCGCAAAAAATAGTTTTTTAATGAAGAGAGGATTTCCTAAATATG GTTCTGcagtaaattatttaaaaacaaataaGTTTTATGCAACTAAAAGCAATCATGCTGCTAAAAACATTGTATATATTGATGGTGTAAGAACACCATTTTTGCAATCTGGAACAAGTTATAAAAACTTGATGGCATATGATCTTGCCAGACAATCATTAGT GGCCTTgcaaaacaaaattaaatttcctaaAGAAATTGTTGAATACATTGTTTATGGTACAGTAATGCAAGAAATAAGAACTTCAAATATTGCGAGAGAAGCAGCTTTAGCAGCAGGATACAGTGATCGTACTCCTGCACACACTGTAACAATGGCATGCATCAGTAGTAATCAAGCTCTTACAACTGGTATGGGTTTGATTGCATGTGGTGTGTATGAAGTGATCGTTGCAGGTGGAGTGGAATTCATGTCAGATATACCAATTAGACATAGTAGACGTATGAGATCATTGATGTTACAAGCTAATAAGGCAAAATCAATTGGGCAAAAGTTACAACTTCTTACTAGTATTAGACCATCATATTTTGTACCAGAT TTACCTGCAGTAGCTGAATTTTCTAGTAATGAAACTATGGGACATAGTGGTGATAGATTAGCAGCTGCATTTGGAATTTCAAGGAAAGAACAGGATGAATATGCTTTGCGTTCACATACTTTGGCTGCTAAAGCACAACAACAAGGACACCTCACAGATGTAGTTCCCTATAaag TTCCAAATGTAAGTGAGGTAGTAAATAAAGACAATGGTATTCGTGTTTCAACACCTGAacaattagaaaaattaaaaccAGCATTTGTTAAACCATATGGAGGAGTTACTGCTGCTAATGCATCTTTTTTAACTGATGGAGCATCAGCAGCTTTGATAATGACAGAAGAAAAAGCTCTTCAACTTGGTCTTACTCCAAAAGCATATTTAAGAAATTTCACTTATGTTTCCCAGGATCCTATTGATCAATTGCTCTTAGGACCAACCTATGTTATACCACAA ATACTCCAAAAAgcaaaattaaatgttaaagaCGTTGGAGTGTGGGAAATACATGAAGCTTTTGCGGGACAAATTTTAGCTAATTTAAAAGCATTAGATTCTGATTGGTTTGCACAAAATTACTTAGGAAGATCTTCAAAAGTAGGAGTACCAGATCTTAATCAATGGAACGCATGGGGTGGATCTTTATCAATTGGTCATCCATTTGCAGCAACTGGAGTTCGGTTAGCTACACATACCGCGAACCGACTTATCAAAGAAGATCAACAATTTGGAATAATTGCAGCTTGTGCAGCTGGAGGACAG GGTGTTGGTATGATTATGGAAAGGTACCCTGGTGCTAAGGTTTGA